The genomic DNA tcagtGGATCTTCAGTGTCTCTGAGTTGTGTTAATGATGGACAGACAGCTGATGGATGGTCAGTGAAGAGGACCAGAGGAGGACTCACTGAGGACTGTGGAGCAGCTGCAGGCTTTGGGAGGGTTCTTGGTTCCTACTGTGTTGTGGATCTTTCTGCTCCCAGTGAAACTTTCTGGTGTGAGGACTCCTCTGGACAGCAGAGTGACAGAGTCTCCTTCAGTGTCCAATCAGACCCTACAGGTGAGatgttccagctgtgtctctgtctctgtgtgactCTGCTCTCATTAACTGTTTGTCTCTGCTGGTCAGATAAAGATGTCATCCTGGAGATCCCTGCACTTTCTGtgaggacaggaagtgatgtcattctGCGCTGCAGGCAGAGGAATGGTGCCACAGTCGCAGCTTATTTCTTCATTAAAGGGCCTCGACCTAAAGAAACTAAACCAGAGCACATCATCACTAAGGTCCAGCAGTCTGATGAAGGTCTCTACTCGTGTTCTACTGATCAGGGTGCAAAGTCTCCTGAGAGCTTtctgagggtcagaggtcagaacactgacatcacttcctgtttaaaaaGACCTGATGTAACATTGTGACCTGATAATAAACTGACTGAACCTTCTTCATCATCTCTCCTGCAGATCCTCCTACAATcatccatcctcctcctcactgttctcctcctccctcctttcTCCAGGTACCAGTTGTAGCAGGTCTGGTCTCcgtggttctcctggttctggtTCTGGGTGGAGTTCTGTTCCTCTGCAGTAAACTAAAAGGTGAGAAACCTGCACAGAAGTAAAAGTCCTGTTCTTTTAACCATTAAAGCTGACGAGAGCAGCCGCGCTTCCATCAACTCTTTTACAACCTGCTGCAGGATGAGTTGGAACAATAATGTTTATGCACCTGAAAACAGAGGAGTTGTGTTTACACATCACACATTCAGCTGGTCCCAGGTTTCCTTTCACTCACGTGTCTTCAGGAACAACAAGTTCACAGCACTTCCTACTGTCTAACAAACACCATCACGCTGTCAGCACAAACCATCACATGAGTTTGATGTGCGCCATTACTCCCTGTTctgatgtttctctgtgtgatGTAGGAGGTCGGGGAGCAGACCTGTGGAGCTGTGGAGGTGACGGCTGTCTGAGACGGAGCGTCTGCCTCTACTGTGAGTCTGCTTCATGTTTCTCCACATGTATTATCTGTTTCCACCACTGGAGGGCGCTGTGGGTTATTGATGTGTGGGAACAGTAACCAATCACTGCAGTCTGAATGCTTCTCTTTGGTCATGTGACCGTTTGATCTCTGATCAGTGTGTTCTTCAGTTTCAGGCCTGTTTCTGCTGACTGCTGCAGGTGAGCTGATGTTCCTACACCTGTCTGTCCTcatcatgacctctgacctttggtgacctttagtgacctctgtcctgttgcaggtgtgtgtgtgctgctgctgtctgctctgACTGTTCCTGCAGGTGAGTTGAAGGTAGCAGGAGCTCTGAGGTGATGTAGGTGCTCTGTGGTCGCTGCTCCATCATCATGTCTAACAATCCTCGGTcagcctcttcttcttctcctctcctttATCTGACTGACTATttatcagctgatcagctgataaataaagtttcagcttctgttttgttttatctgcTTGTCTTAAGAGCTGCTGTTTTACCATCCTTTGAAAaggtttttaacatttatttccGACTGTAGGAATTCTTTAActcttttttattgtaacaaattTTTCAAAGTTTATGAAACTCTGAGGGGAATTCATTCTCTTTGGTGTGTCCAGACTCACTCAAAGGTCCTCGAACACTAAGAAAAACCTGGCTTCCACATGGGGAACTACAAAAGACCATAAAACCATAGTTCTAACAATATATACTACGTAACTATATACTTTATTTGAGTAATAAAGACCTTCTGACTCCTCTGTGTCCTCGTCCTAACTCTTCCTCTGTGGAATTGTGAACGGAAATTCCCTCAAATTCCTCTCCGTTCTGCATTTtgataattttat from Oreochromis niloticus isolate F11D_XX linkage group LG10, O_niloticus_UMD_NMBU, whole genome shotgun sequence includes the following:
- the LOC109203765 gene encoding uncharacterized protein LOC109203765 isoform X1 — its product is MFQLCLCLCVTLLSLTVCLCWSDKDVILEIPALSVRTGSDVILRCRQRNGATVAAYFFIKGPRPKETKPEHIITKVQQSDEGLYSCSTDQGAKSPESFLRVRDPPTIIHPPPHCSPPPSFLQVPVVAGLVSVVLLVLVLGGVLFLCSKLKGGRGADLWSCGGDGCLRRSVCLYFSGLFLLTAAGVCVLLLSALTVPADGPPLLPCESVLRLFCHLVVFCPYCISTGLLLSICCSRKTPIKPAISMEMTQHHRGQKLDEDYDDITADVTTEHAL
- the LOC109203765 gene encoding uncharacterized protein LOC109203765 isoform X2, with the protein product MFQLCLCLCVTLLSLTVCLCWSDKDVILEIPALSVRTGSDVILRCRQRNGATVAAYFFIKGPRPKETKPEHIITKVQQSDEGLYSCSTDQGAKSPESFLRVRDPPTIIHPPPHCSPPPSFLQVPVVAGLVSVVLLVLVLGGVLFLCSKLKGGRGADLWSCGGDGCLRRSVCLYFSGLFLLTAAGVCVLLLSALTVPAAPPPPCESVLRLFCLLAVFCPYCILTGQLLSICWSRKTPNKPAISMEMTHCDGGGQGLDEVGVDVTADVTTEHAF